In Lentibacillus sp. JNUCC-1, the genomic window ATTCATGAATTTAACATAAACGGAGGTCTGTTCCATGAATCAAAATGAACCCCGTCATTCAAAAGGGGAACAAGAGTGGAAACGCTCTGCAAAAAAAGCCATTGAACGTTTCCCGGAGAGAAAGGAAACATTCGAAACTTCATCATCGATAAACGTTAACCGACTTTATTACCCAGAACCAACAGAAGAATACATGAAAAAAATGGGTTTTCCCGGTCAGTATCCGTATACACGGGGCATTCAACCAACCATGTATCGAAGTCGTTTTTGGACAATGCGGCAATATGCAGGGTTTGGATCTGCGGCGGAAACGAACAAACGGTTTCGTTATCTTCTGGATCAAGGTCAGACAGGGCTGTCCGTTGCTTTTGATTTGCCCACACAAATCGGGTATGATTCCGACGACCCTATGGCTGAGGGTGAGGTGGGAAAGGTCGGGGTAGCCATCGACACGCTGGAAGATATGGAGGTATTGCTTAACGGGATTCCACTGGATCAAGTAAGCACATCCATGACCATTAATGCACCTGCCTCTGTGTTATTGTGCATGTATATTGCGGTGGGCGAGAAGCAGGGCGTCCCCCTTGAAAAACTGACAGGAACCATCCAAAACGATATTTTGAAAGAGTATATTGCACGGGGTACATATATTTTTCCACCAAAGCCCTCCATGCGTCTCATTACGGATATATTTGCGTTCTGTCACGAAAATGTGCCAAAGTTTAATACCATCAGTATCTCTGGCTATCATATTAGAGAAGCCGGTTCAACAGCCATACAAGAGGCTGCATTTACAATTGCTAATGGTATGGCCTATGTAGATCATGCACTGGAGGCCGGTTTAGATATTGATGCCTTCGCACCGAGGCTGGCCTTTTTCTTTAATGCCCACAACAACTTTTTTGAAGAAATAGCGAAATTCCGGGCGGCAAGACGCGTATGGGCGAAAATCATGAAAGAACATTACGGTGCTAAAAATGCAAAAAGCTGGAAAATGCGCTTTCACACCCAGACAGGTGGTTCAACATTGACAGCCCAGCAGCCGGATAATAATGTCGTGCGTGTGACAATGCAGGCACTGGCAGCCGTCTTGGGTGGAACCCAAAGCTTGCATACAAACTCCAGGGACGAGGCCCTCTCACTTCCGACAGAAGAGTCGGCAAGAATCGCTTTGAGGACCCAGCAGATTATTGCACATGAAAGCGGTGTCGGGGATACGGTAGACCCGCTTGGCGGATCTTATTATGTTGAGGCATTAACAGATGAAATTGAACAGGGAATCAATCAATATCTGGAACGCATCAATGATCTTGGAGGCGCGGTGCAGGCTGTTGAGGAAGGATTTATGCAACGTGAAATTCACCAAACAGCGTATGAGACTCAAAAACAGATTGAAAAAGAAGAACATATTATTGTCGGACTCAATGCATTTGAACTTGAGGAAGAAGTAAATCCGGATCTGATGAAAGTGGATGCAGAACTGGAACAAGCTCAAATACATGAAACGCAAAAAATAAGAGAAAATCGTGATCAGTCTCAGGTCGACCAGGCATTAAATGCTTTAAAAACGGCGGCGGAGTCAGATCACACAAATTTAATGCCATATATTCTTGAAGCAGTAAAAGCCTATGCAACGGTGGGAGAGATTTGTAACGTCCTTCGTGAGAAATTTGGAGAATACATTGGCTAAGCAAGGGGAGGATGCATCATGGCAAATGTTAGAGTACTCATCGCAAAACCAGGTCTAGACGGGCATGACCGCGGGGCGCTTGTAATTTCACAGGCGCTACGAGACAGAGGAATGGAAGTCATCTATACCGGCTTGCGGCAATCACCTGTCCAAATTGCCCTTGCCGCCATTCAGGAAGATGTTGATGTAGTTGGTCTATCTTCCTTATCAGGGGCCCACAACACATTATTTCCCAAAATTATTGATGAATTGGAAAAGCGGGGCGCAAAGGATATCCCGGTGATAGGCGGTGGTGTAATACCGGCAGAAGATATTCCTTATTTACTTGAAAGTGGTATTAAAAAAGTCTTTACCAGTGGCGCGTCCACTGATGCTCTTGCCAATTATATAGAGGAACTTGTCGGTGAGAAACCTGCCCACACACCTCCTAAAAAAATCGCCCACATCGGCATAGCTGTTGAAAACATTGACACGGCACTGCCGTTCTATACCGACACGCTTGGACTGGAATTGGAAAGAATCGAAAGCGTTCAATCGGAACAAGTCAAAGTAGCTTTTATTAACATTGGGGAGTCACGCCTTGAATTGCTTGAGCCTTTAGATCAATCCTCCCCTATTCAGACCTTTCTTGACAAGAAGGGGGAAGGGATTCATCACATTGCTCTTGAAGTGGATGATATTGAAGGGCGGCTTTCACAGCTTAAAGATCGAGGAATTCCGTTGATTAATGAAACGGCCAAGGCTGGCGCCCATAACAGTCAAATCGCTTTTATCCATCCTAAAGCCTCGGGAAGGGTTTTATTTGAACTGTGTGAACCGAGTGAGGAGGAAGAGAGCTAATGGATATTTTTGATAAAATCAATGAGTTGTATGACAAAAGACGGCAAGTGGAACTTGGTGGGGGAGATGAACGGATTGACAAGCAACATGCCAAGGGGAAATGGACAGCACGGGAACGAATTGATTACTTGCTGGATGAGGGGACCTTTGTTGAATTAAACCCGTTTATTGAACATCGTGGCAGTGATTTTGGCATGGATAATAATCATGCCAAGGGAGAAGGCGTTGTCACCGGCTATGGCAAAATTTCAGGACGAGCTGTTTATTTATTTGCCCAGGACTTCACGGTGTATGGCGGGGCGCTTGGGGAAATGCATGGCAAAAAAATTGCTGCGGTTATGGATCTTGCTGCCAAAAACGGTGTGCCGTTTATTGGCTTGAATGATTCTGGAGGTGCCCGTATTCAGGAAGGTGTTTCATCTCTTGATGGATATGGGCATGTATTTTACCGTAACTCAATCTATTCAGGGGTTATACCGCAAATATCGGTTATTATGGGACCAAGTGCCGGCGGTGCGGTATACTCGCCTGCCATTACCGATTTTGTTATTATGGTAGAAGAAACATCACAAATGTTTATAACAGGACCTAAAGTAATTCAAACGGTCACAGGTGAAGATATTTCGTCAGAAGATCTTGGTGGTGCGCATATACATAACACCAAGAGCGGCAACGCGCACTTTAAAGCGAAGGATGAAGAAGAGGCCCTCGATGCTGTTAAGCGGTTATTATCCTATTTGCCTGACAATCACCGGGAAAAGCCAGAGCTGCAGGCTGTGGCTGATCATGACAATTACCGGCCTGACCTTACGGATATCGTCCCCTTTGAGGCAACACGCCCTTATGACGTTAAGCAAGTAATTGCTCAGGTTGTTGATGACGATAGCTTTTTAGAAGTTCACGCAAACTTTGCGAAAAATATTGTGGTTGGTTTTGCGCGGATTAACGGAGAGTCTGTGGGCCTCGTATGCAATCAGCCGAAATATCTTGCAGGCGGCCTGGACATTGATTCAAGTGACAAAGCTGCACGCTTTATCCGTTTTTGTGATTGTTTCAATATCCCTCTGATCACATTTGAAGATGTCACTGGATTTTTCCCTGGTGTCAAACAGGAACATAATGGCATTATTCGTCACGGTGCTAAAATACTTTACGCATATTCTGAAGCAACCGTTCCAAAAATCACAGTGATCACAAGAAAAGCTTACGGCGGTGCCTATGTTGCTTTAAACAGTAAGTCGATTGGGGCAGACCTTGTTTTTTCATGGCCCAACGCAGAGATTGCTGTTATGGGTCCAGAGGGAGCTGCCAATATTATTTTTGCAAAAGATATTGCAGCGAGTGATGACCCGGAACAAGCCCGTCAGGATAAAATTGATGAATATCGCGACAGATTTGCCAATCCATACGTTGCTGCTGGTCTTGGCATGGTTGACGATGTTATTGACCCGCGTGAGACCCGTATAAAACTAATACAAGGATTGGACATGCTGAAAAACAAAGAAGAACAACACCCAAGTAAAAAACATGGCAACATACCGTTGTAATTGATTCAAGGAGGAAACCATACAATGTTTAACATCAATGAAGAACGACTTCTGAATACTTTCCTGGAACTGGTGCAAATCGATTCGGAGACAGGAGAAGAAGCTGAAATCGCACAAGTTCTTAAACAAAAATTCACGGATCTTGGTCTTGATGTCAAAGAAGATCAGGCTAAGGAAGCGACCGGACACGGTGCAAACAACCTCATCTGCAACCTGAAAGGAACACGATCAGGTGTGGACTCCATTTATTTCACATCTCATATGGATACAGTCGTACCTGGTAAAGGGATTAAGCCGATTGTCAAAGATGGGTATGTCACATCAGACGGATCAACTATTCTTGGCGCAGATGACAAGGCGGGTCTTGCTGCGATTCTTGAGACCATTCAAGTATTGCAGGAACAAAATATCTCCCACGGCGATATTCAATTTGTGATTACAGTCGGTGAAGAATCCGGACTTGTCGGTGCTAAAGCACTGAATGAAAGCCTTTTGAACGCGCGTTTCGGGTATGCGATAGATAGTGATGGTGAAGTAGGAGATATTGTCGTTGCTGCTCCGACTCAGGCTAAGTTGTTTGCTGCCATCAAAGGCAAAACTGCACATGCTGGTCTTGCGCCGGAAAAAGGTGTTTCAGCCATTACCGTTGCGGCCAAAGCTATTGCAAAAATGCCGCTGGGACGTATTGATGAAGAGACAACAGCGAATATTGGCCATTTCAGCGGGGGACAAAAAACCAACATTGTTTGTGACTATGTAGAGATCCAAGCAGAAGCTCGGTCACTGGTCCCTGAAAAAATGGAAGCACAAGTCAAAAAAATGAAAGAAGCGTTTGAGTCCACTGCACAGCAATTTGGTGGCGAAGCAGACGTTGAGGTCCAAATCATGTATCCTGGATTTAGCCAAAGCAGCGGTGACCGTGTCGTAGAAGTAGCCAAACAAGCTGCAAAACGATTGGGGCACGACAGCAAATTACTTAAAAGCGGAGGCGGAAGCGATGCGAACGTGATTGCTGGTTACGGAATCCCAACCGTCAATTTAGCAGTCGGCTACGAAGATATTCACACAACCAACGAACGCATTGCCGTTGAAGATTTGAACAAGATTACTAAGTTGATCACGTCTATTATTATTGAAGCAGCTGAATAGACAACGCCCAGCCTTCCCTAAGTGTTTTCGGTTGCTAAAGGATCGATTTAAATGAGCACATTGCAAAATAAAGCCCGTATTATTTTTCACATTGATATGAATTGTTTTTACGCTTCTGTGGAAATGGCTTATAATCCTGATTTGAAGGGAAAAGCGTTGGCTATTGCCGGCAATCCAGAGGAACGAAAAGGGATTGTCGTAACGAGCAGTTATGAGGCACGGGCAAAAGGGGTCAAAACAACAATGCCATTGTGGGAGGCTAAAAAGCTGTGTCCGGAGTTACTCGTGATGCGTCCGAACTTTGACCGCTACCGAGCCGCATCGAAACAATTGTTTCAAATGCTTGCAGACATCACCCCTTTGGTAGAACCTGTTTCGATCGATGAAGGCTATCTGGATGTAACCGATGTCCAGATGCATCCTGTTCAGATTGCTGAAGCGTTACAGAAAAATGTATTGGATACACTGGACTTACCTTGCAGCATAGGCATCGGCCCGAATAAATTTCTCGCTAAAATGGCTTCTGACATGAAGAAGCCTTTAGGCATCACCATACTGAGAAAGCGGGATCTCCCTGTGAAGTTATGGCCTGAGCCTATCGAAACCATGTATGGGGTAGGCGATAAAACAGCTGAGAAGTTAAAGGGTATTAAGATCACAACGATAGGCGAACTCGCAAAAGCTGACAGATACAGTTTGAAACAAGTGCTTGGTGTGAATGGTGAGCGCTTGAAAAATCGAGCCAATGGGATTGACCCACGGCCAGTAGATCCTGAATCCGTCAATGAGTTTAAAAGTATTGGCAGTTCGCAAACACTGCCCCATGATACGACAGATGAACAAGAAATTGTTTCACTGATTCATGCCTTAGCAGATAATGTTGAGCGGCGACTTAAACGAAAAGAGGCCGCGGGACGGACTGTTCAAATTATGATCCGTTATGATGATCGGCAAACCGTCACCCGCAGCCGCAAGCTGCAAACCTATATTGATAATGCAGATGATATTAAGCAAATTGCATGTGATTTATTTTTTCAGCATTGGAATGAAAATCCTGTCCGGCTGATTGGCGTTACTTTGCAGGAGGCTGCAGAAAAAGCTCACATTGCCTATCAGCTTGATCTCTTCACGTATCAAAAAGAAGAGCAGAAGGCGAAATTGCAATCAGTGGTTGAGAACCTTTCAAAAAAATATGGATCAGATACGTTTAAAAAAATGGATCCTTCAGAAGGACATGATATCCGAACCAGCTTTCAAAAAGATTTTCTCGACGATTATAGAAAAAAGTAG contains:
- a CDS encoding DNA polymerase IV, which produces MSTLQNKARIIFHIDMNCFYASVEMAYNPDLKGKALAIAGNPEERKGIVVTSSYEARAKGVKTTMPLWEAKKLCPELLVMRPNFDRYRAASKQLFQMLADITPLVEPVSIDEGYLDVTDVQMHPVQIAEALQKNVLDTLDLPCSIGIGPNKFLAKMASDMKKPLGITILRKRDLPVKLWPEPIETMYGVGDKTAEKLKGIKITTIGELAKADRYSLKQVLGVNGERLKNRANGIDPRPVDPESVNEFKSIGSSQTLPHDTTDEQEIVSLIHALADNVERRLKRKEAAGRTVQIMIRYDDRQTVTRSRKLQTYIDNADDIKQIACDLFFQHWNENPVRLIGVTLQEAAEKAHIAYQLDLFTYQKEEQKAKLQSVVENLSKKYGSDTFKKMDPSEGHDIRTSFQKDFLDDYRKK
- a CDS encoding acyl-CoA mutase large subunit family protein translates to MNQNEPRHSKGEQEWKRSAKKAIERFPERKETFETSSSINVNRLYYPEPTEEYMKKMGFPGQYPYTRGIQPTMYRSRFWTMRQYAGFGSAAETNKRFRYLLDQGQTGLSVAFDLPTQIGYDSDDPMAEGEVGKVGVAIDTLEDMEVLLNGIPLDQVSTSMTINAPASVLLCMYIAVGEKQGVPLEKLTGTIQNDILKEYIARGTYIFPPKPSMRLITDIFAFCHENVPKFNTISISGYHIREAGSTAIQEAAFTIANGMAYVDHALEAGLDIDAFAPRLAFFFNAHNNFFEEIAKFRAARRVWAKIMKEHYGAKNAKSWKMRFHTQTGGSTLTAQQPDNNVVRVTMQALAAVLGGTQSLHTNSRDEALSLPTEESARIALRTQQIIAHESGVGDTVDPLGGSYYVEALTDEIEQGINQYLERINDLGGAVQAVEEGFMQREIHQTAYETQKQIEKEEHIIVGLNAFELEEEVNPDLMKVDAELEQAQIHETQKIRENRDQSQVDQALNALKTAAESDHTNLMPYILEAVKAYATVGEICNVLREKFGEYIG
- a CDS encoding acyl-CoA carboxylase subunit beta, with the translated sequence MDIFDKINELYDKRRQVELGGGDERIDKQHAKGKWTARERIDYLLDEGTFVELNPFIEHRGSDFGMDNNHAKGEGVVTGYGKISGRAVYLFAQDFTVYGGALGEMHGKKIAAVMDLAAKNGVPFIGLNDSGGARIQEGVSSLDGYGHVFYRNSIYSGVIPQISVIMGPSAGGAVYSPAITDFVIMVEETSQMFITGPKVIQTVTGEDISSEDLGGAHIHNTKSGNAHFKAKDEEEALDAVKRLLSYLPDNHREKPELQAVADHDNYRPDLTDIVPFEATRPYDVKQVIAQVVDDDSFLEVHANFAKNIVVGFARINGESVGLVCNQPKYLAGGLDIDSSDKAARFIRFCDCFNIPLITFEDVTGFFPGVKQEHNGIIRHGAKILYAYSEATVPKITVITRKAYGGAYVALNSKSIGADLVFSWPNAEIAVMGPEGAANIIFAKDIAASDDPEQARQDKIDEYRDRFANPYVAAGLGMVDDVIDPRETRIKLIQGLDMLKNKEEQHPSKKHGNIPL
- the mce gene encoding methylmalonyl-CoA epimerase, translating into MANVRVLIAKPGLDGHDRGALVISQALRDRGMEVIYTGLRQSPVQIALAAIQEDVDVVGLSSLSGAHNTLFPKIIDELEKRGAKDIPVIGGGVIPAEDIPYLLESGIKKVFTSGASTDALANYIEELVGEKPAHTPPKKIAHIGIAVENIDTALPFYTDTLGLELERIESVQSEQVKVAFINIGESRLELLEPLDQSSPIQTFLDKKGEGIHHIALEVDDIEGRLSQLKDRGIPLINETAKAGAHNSQIAFIHPKASGRVLFELCEPSEEEES
- a CDS encoding M20/M25/M40 family metallo-hydrolase, with amino-acid sequence MFNINEERLLNTFLELVQIDSETGEEAEIAQVLKQKFTDLGLDVKEDQAKEATGHGANNLICNLKGTRSGVDSIYFTSHMDTVVPGKGIKPIVKDGYVTSDGSTILGADDKAGLAAILETIQVLQEQNISHGDIQFVITVGEESGLVGAKALNESLLNARFGYAIDSDGEVGDIVVAAPTQAKLFAAIKGKTAHAGLAPEKGVSAITVAAKAIAKMPLGRIDEETTANIGHFSGGQKTNIVCDYVEIQAEARSLVPEKMEAQVKKMKEAFESTAQQFGGEADVEVQIMYPGFSQSSGDRVVEVAKQAAKRLGHDSKLLKSGGGSDANVIAGYGIPTVNLAVGYEDIHTTNERIAVEDLNKITKLITSIIIEAAE